The Staphylococcus carnosus genome has a segment encoding these proteins:
- a CDS encoding MIP/aquaporin family protein, producing MNPYFAEFLGTAILILFGGGVVANLNLVKSKGFGSDWINISLGWGLAVTLGVYAVGKFSGAHLNPAVTMAIAMDGGIEWYKVPGYIICQMLGGIVGGVLVWLMYLPHWKVTEDQGAKLAVFCTDPGIKNYYANFFSEIIGTAALTLGLLFIGINKFTDGLNPIIVGGLIVAIGLSLGGPTGYAINPARDLGPRIAHAILPIAGKGKSNWSYAIVPVLGPIAGGMLGACIYRAAYKGAFDTMSVVAIILTAATLILGLVLNKIDKKDIGTIY from the coding sequence ATGAATCCATATTTTGCAGAATTTTTAGGTACTGCCATTCTTATTTTATTTGGGGGCGGGGTTGTAGCAAACTTAAACCTCGTTAAATCGAAAGGGTTTGGCAGTGACTGGATTAACATTTCGTTAGGCTGGGGTTTGGCCGTTACGTTAGGTGTTTATGCAGTCGGTAAGTTTTCTGGTGCACATTTGAATCCTGCTGTAACCATGGCTATTGCGATGGATGGCGGTATTGAATGGTATAAAGTGCCAGGTTATATTATTTGTCAAATGCTTGGCGGTATTGTCGGAGGGGTACTTGTTTGGTTGATGTACTTGCCTCATTGGAAAGTAACAGAAGATCAAGGTGCAAAACTTGCAGTATTTTGTACAGACCCAGGTATCAAAAACTATTACGCTAACTTTTTCAGTGAAATCATTGGTACTGCTGCTTTAACATTGGGATTATTGTTCATTGGTATTAACAAATTTACTGATGGTTTAAATCCAATTATTGTTGGTGGTTTAATCGTTGCAATCGGCTTAAGTTTAGGCGGACCAACAGGTTATGCTATCAACCCGGCGCGTGACTTAGGTCCTCGTATCGCTCATGCTATTTTACCAATTGCTGGTAAAGGCAAATCAAACTGGTCATATGCAATTGTCCCTGTTTTAGGACCAATTGCAGGTGGTATGTTAGGTGCTTGTATTTATAGAGCGGCATATAAAGGCGCATTTGATACAATGTCAGTAGTAGCAATTATTTTAACTGCAGCAACATTAATTCTTGGGTTAGTTTTAAATAAAATTGATAAAAAAGATATCGGCACTATTTATTAA